TGTCGGGTCGCTGGTAGGCTGGAGGGTCTGCGAAGCTGAGGGCACAATGAAAAGATCTGGCACCCTAAGCTGAAACTGCATGTCTCCCCCCATTTCCTGTGGACATATGGACACCCCCTTCTTCCTCAAGCACGGAAACCTCTGGTGAGACCCCGATAAGGGAGTTGAGTCATGGCCACCCTCACTTTCAGCTTGGCCCTGAGTGGACATCCACATGGCTACAAGagagtgggggaggagaggggactgAGGAGTGAATTGGGTGTAACTATAGAACAGAATCAGGCCCCTGAAGTATGGTGAGAAGCTAGGCAATTCCTGTTCTGGCCTGAGAATTTTGCTCCCCTTTCCATCATGTTTTATGGAACAGCAACAATGCCCCCCCATGTCCCCCTCCCAGAGAACTCCTCCTCCCTCAAGACATTCCTGAGATGCATTCCAGAAGAGTTGGGCAATTGGAGGGGGGGGAATGGAGGACAGGAGGTCAAATCCCAGCAAGGAATGGAATGTAAGTGTACTGGGGGTAAGGAATTAGGGGTTCATAGAGAATATAGTCCGAGCAGATACCTACAAAGGGAGCTGCAGAAAGATAGGGAGTTACAGAGAGgaacaaaggagagagaaagctgaAGATAGAGTCAGATAGTAAGAGGGTTGGGGGAGTAACGCTCACTCTGTTACCAAATTTGGCCTCTGAGTCTGTAACcgcggggagtgggggagggttgTGGGTGAGACTGACATATCCGGCCTCAGGCTGCTGGAGGCTCATTTAGGGCTGGACTGGGCAGCTGAAGGGCTGGACCTGACTTCCCCCAACACAGTCCTTCCCCACCTACATCCTTACACATGCATTCTCCCTAAATGTACCCCAGCTTATGCACAGAGCTCTTTCCTCCAAAAGTACTTGCAGTGTCTCTACATACACATGATCTCAAACACACAGCCCCTACACGGATCCATCACAACCACGTTATCTTCCTGAAAAGACTATCCCGTGTACACAGCTTCCCCATAAATACCTCTATTGGCAAACACACAAAACATTTGGCCCTAACATCTCTCCTCCCATTACTATCCAGTGAGTACTTTTGAGGGCCTATTGTGGGGAAGGCCCTTGGCCAAACTCTCAGTGGCTGGGAACGAAGAAGAGCCCTAGCCTCTGCCCTCAAggggctccctgccctccaggggctcccAGTCAACAGAGTGGATAAACCACTATAGAGTTATGACAGAGGCAGGATGTGGTGGTTAAGAGGCAAGCGGTACGTGCTCATGGGAGAGATCCCTTTAGTTTAGGGAAAGGGGACTAAAATGTCTCCATGCAAAGTGTCATTTGAagttaggatttttaaaaataaagataataaaaaagaacaataatctgTCTTTTACTGACTATACGTCAAAGGCTTAGtgtacatttttcatttaatccttataacccTGCAAGTTAGGTGTcgttatttccatttttccagattaggaaactgaggctcaacgAAGTTAAACACTTATTCAAgtacttgtccaaagtcacatagctaataagttGTGAAGCCAGGATCCGAACCCAGgtttctctgactccaaagcccaagcTCTCTCCACTGTGCCAGCCAGCCAGCCGCCAGTCAGCCAGAGATGAGTCAAGGGCAGCATTCCAGGCAGACAGAAGTGCATAAGCAAAGGTGGAGAAGCAGGAAATCATGGAAGAGCATTCAGGGAAGTGAGTAGGCAGGCTGGTTGAAGCACAGAGTACCTGCAAGTGAGCAGCGATGAGGAAGTCAAGGTTAGGATGGGACGGTAGGAGAGGACTCGAGGAGTATGCAGAATTTCACCATCCGGAGGGCAACAGGAGGCCAAGGGGGGCTTTGGGCAGGGAAAGGACATAACCAGAACTAGCCTGTAGGAAAATAACTCTGGCAGCTACCTTGGAGATTGCATTAGTACAAGTGAGAGGTAATGAAGGTGGAGTTAGAACAGTGAAAAGGAGAGTGTCTCTCATTAGAAATTTTAAGAGGTAGAACTGACAAGACCTGATGATAGTCTGTCCTGTCATCCCTCAGGAACCAGGGCCCAAAGTCAGGGTGGGGTCCCATAGCTTCCAGTCATTAGCAGCCATTCAGAGTGGCTAGAGCAGCTTGAGTTTAGGTAAGAAACtgggaagagggggaaagaaaggatCAGGTGTTGCTGAGAATGTGAAGATGAGGCTGTGGTTAGGGGGTGTGGTCAGTAACCAAGTAGGTGCACAAGGGATAGGGTTAATGACTGTATCAGGCTGGAAATGGGGAAGACAGTGTAGAGAAAGGCTGGGGAAGATAACAGTAGGAAAAATACAGATATAATTAGTCACTGGATGGGGCcggagaaagaggaagaataatTATGTGCACAGTGGCTAAGACAGGGAATGACAGAGTGAGGTCAGAGGCCAGGTTAGGCTGCAGGAGGTTGTGAAGAGATGGGGCTGTGGTCAGTGGCTAAATTAGACTGGGATGGCGGGGAGGAGACTGAAGGGATATTAGCAGTGTCTAAGTAAAGATGGAGTTGAGGGGGATGGGATGCAGCCAGAGGCTGGATCAAGCTGGGGAGGGGATAGTGTTGCGGTCAGTGCCAGGGTCAGGCTGGGAGTGAAATGGGGGCGTGGTCAGTGGCCTGGCTGGGCGTGGGATCAGCAAGACCCAGTTTCCTCTTTGGttctcatttcctcttttctgtttgggggtgggggaaggggatcTATAACTGGATCAAGAAATTAAGGAGGTTTAGAATCAGGGAATGGCACATAGCAGGGACCTCAGGGACTTGGAAGTTGTGGTGGGCTAGGGGTGGGGTATTCAGCAGATGACCAGAATGTATGCAGGTGAATGAGCAGGTGAAAATGGTGAGTGCTTTAAAATGATGGGAAAGCTCAGATTTGTGCGAGGTTAAATTAAGACGGCATGTGTGGAttaaggggtgggaagggaggtagAATTGAGGCTGAGAACGAATGGTTTAAGGTGAACAGCATGGGAGAGCCAAATGCAAGGAAAGTAGTATGTAAGGGGTGAGGCAGGGAGGGTGTGCAATGCAGGGCCAGGGAGGAGAGTTGGAGAAGAGGGCTTAATTTCTAGGGAATGAGGGAAATAGGAGGCAGCAGGGCTGAATTTTCAGAGGATTAAGCCATCCCACTTTCGTATGGCAACAGTGTTTCCTTGGTCAGCTTCCCCTTAATCACCAGTCCCTTCTCCCCTAGGCAGTCCTCCACTTATGACTAGGCCATGTATACCTCCCCAGTCCCTAACCCTTTCCCACCTCCTATCTGGTAAACAGCGTGGTCCAAGAGCCCCTGCCCCTCAACTGTGGTGGCCACAGCAAGAGCCTTGGCCTTAGAGAATAGAAGGAAGAAGCTGGAATCCCAGATGTCCGCAATTCTATCTGAAGCTCAGAACCCTAGCCTGAAATTAGTTTGTCATTTCTCTGGGCCACAAAAGCCCCCGTGACTACGCAGGAATAACATTCCTCACAAAACAAGGGCATCTACCTATTGCTAATGTGTTAAACTTTACCTGCCCAAGATCAACTACCCTGACCTCAACTACAACCGCTAAAACTGTCCCTAATTCCTAATATTAACCCCGATCCTAATTTGTCTCCTGATTCCCAGTACTGGCTTTGACATTTATCCCTTTCCTAGCAGACACTTGTATCGAATCCCTGACCCCTAATTTTGATCTAATTTTACCTTTAGCACCAAATCTCGACCTTAATCCTAAATCTTGACCCCCTAAACCTAAATAATGCTCATTTGTCACTTGATTCCTGATTCACCTCTTCACTGTTTATCCCTAATACTAGCTATGCCAACGTTCTCTAATCCTTAAAACTGGACTTCTAACCTAATTCCTGTTGCTGATCCTTAACCTGACCCTGAACTCTCTGACTTATGTTGGCCATCCTAGAAAAGAAAGTAATGCCCTCAATCCAAACTTCACCTACACAAAACAAACCTGACTCACACTAATAACTCTAAAGTTTAACCCCAGCTTTATAACTCCTAAAGTTAACCTTAACTGCTAAAATAACTCCACCTAATTCCCAACTCACCCAATTCGTTTCTACCCACATAACCGCTATCAGCTAACCTCAAAGCCGATCCCCGCCCTGCCACCCCACTTTTCACCCTCCCCCAAACCTATCTCAGATAGAGGACGGCTCCGAGGAAGGGTCTGGCTCCCGCAAAACGGCCTATGTAACTCCGAGCCCCAGCCGAGATACACTGGACGCTGACCTCTCCAACAGGACCCGAAGCAGGAGACGCAGTAGAGTCAGgggccccgcccgcccgcccgcctccCGGGCCTGGCCTCGCAGCCCCACCCTGAAGCCCCAGCTCGGCCCGGTCCGGCCTACCTGCGCTGCCCGGCTCTGTGCCCCGCCCGCCGGCCGCTAACCCGCTGCTTCTCCGGGTGGCTCTGGGGCTACGGCCTCGCCCTCCCTTCGACACTCTCTCGGCCACTTCCGTCCCGGGAACGTCCCCCACCCGCGGGCGGCGCCCTGGGCCGGCGCTCTATGGTCGCGGGGACTGCAGGAAGCTACTCTGGCCCCAGCTCTCGATGCTCGTGAGCCCGCCGCCCACCGGCAGCCCCTCCCCGGCAGGAAGCGAGGGTGCGGCGCAATCCGGAGAAAACGTTCGAACTGCGCCCGAGTTCCCTTTTAGGCTCTAAGCTTTCCTTTTTCTAGCCCGGGGCGAAGGTGGAGCCTCCTCCCCAGAATGCCCGCCCCGGGGTGTGAGCGGCGGCAGGGACGTCCCCTCTATTTGCATAGAGCCCGGGACGTGGCGCCGACCGCGGCGCTTCCGCGTCAGGAGGACTCCAAGTCCCGGGATGCCTCGCGGGTAAGTGCGTCACTTGTGTTGTGTTGGAAGTTGCGGATAACTTGGAGTCTGGGTGGTGGGTCCGGTTTGTGAGCCACAGCTAGCTGCTCTGAGGAGAACCCGCTAAAGAGCGAGCGGATAGGTAGGGGCCGATCGACGGCCGGTGGGGGCGTCGTGCGTGGGATTTGGGAATGGGGCCGGGTGGAGGGTTCAACTCCTGGGTTACTGCTCATCTTTGCCGCAGATGTCTCATACGGAGCTGGCGTTGGACCCAGGTGATCATGACCTGCTGGACTTCCTGCTCGAGGAAAGCGGAGGTTTGGGGGCGGCGCCCGACGAGGCCCTTGAGGCTTCCCTGGATTGGGAGCTGCCGTTTTCTGAGGTGGGTGGGGGCTCTGAGTCGGGCAGGCGCGGGGCGGGGTAGGGGGGCGTCCCTGTGGCTGGGGGTGGTGATAGGTAAAGGCCTGTCGGTTTGAACCCTGTGCAGGCACTGAACAATTGGGACATAGAGGATTTCCTAAGCTCCCTGTCGAGCCCCCCACCATCGTTGAACGTTCTCAGCAATTCTCGCCGCTGTCTTGTCCACCACGATCACACCTATTCTCTCCCACAGGAGCATGTGTCCATAGATCTAGGTGAGTCTGAAATAAGTGaagttttgggggaagagaggtcTCATGGGCCTGGCTATTCATACTTTCTATTTTGCAGAGATTGAGAGCTATGGAAAAGAGGGGGCGCAGATGATTCCACTTTCTGTGGAAGAGCCAGCAGAGCAGGTACTTGACTTGATTTACAAGATTATTCCCACATTCCACGGGTTCGGGCAGGATTCCTCATTCCTTTCCGACATCCCCTTGCAACTCTGCTGCCCACCTTTCCGAAACCCCAGGAGATTGCTGGGCTAATACTGACAGATGAGGAGAAGAGGCTATTGGACAAGGAGGGACTTACTCTGCCTGGGACACTTCCTCTCACTAAGGTAAGACTCCCATTGGAGAAGCAGAAGCTGGAGGTGGGTTGTGAGTCCCAAGTAGGCCAATTCTGTTAATTTTATATCAGTAACTTGAAAAAGGACTAAAGTGAGAGATTAGCAAATCAGCTGCTAGTTGGAAGCTGGAGCACATAGTTCATATGCCGGATGGAAAGGGCAGATCCTAGTTTTGTAGGGCTTGTGCACATTTTGGTGTTCTctttaaaagaattcaaaattatCAGTGTAATATTAGTTAAGAATTTGGAAGGTACCATAGAAGCAAGGGGCCCTGACACAGATTTCACTGGTTTCACACTAATCCACCTATAGCTGAATGGTAAAATTGAGTTTTAGAGTTCATCAAGGCTGGACTATCTAGTATAACAAGGATAAATGTAAAATCCTGAGTTTTAAGTTTCAAGCAATGGGTGGCAGCTTCACATGTGCAGTATTGTGATACTGTGATGAAATCAATTGTTTGTTGACAGAAAGGTTAagagaattttaatttcttcatagtACAAGATGAGTCAACATGTGATATGACTACTAAAAAAGTGAATGAGGTTTGGAAGCTGTGTCAGTAGATGCCTAGTATCTAATAGTGTCATCTCTAGAAGGGTAGTAACCATCTTGCTCTCCTTTATACTGGACAAAACACATTAGTGTTCAAATTTGAGCCCAGATCTTTGACAGATATTAAGACGGTGAAGTCCATCCTGAGGAGAGAAGATGATGACTTAAAAATTttggctaaattttttttttaactctgaaaaaaaaaaaaaggtgtgctTTAAAATGGCTAAAGATCTTTTTTCTATATGGCCTCAGAGATTGGGTGCTAGGTAAATCTAGTAGGTGGAAATAATAAAGGCAGATGTTGGCTCATGATaaggaagtctttttttttttaattaatagaattACTAAAGTGGTCTGGCTTCTGAGGGCATTAATGCTTGGTCCTTGGAAGCATTCAGACAGAAGCAGAGTGCCTATTGGTCAGGGAAGCTGTAGGAGTTTCCACATTGGGAAGATTGAACTCAGTTGCCTTCAAACTCTTTGATCTAATGTTCCTCTGATGATAccccttttcccttctctcagatGGAGGAACAAGTTCTGAAACGGGTGCGGAGGAAGATTCGAAACAAAAAGTCTGCTCAAGAGAGCCGCAGGAAGAAGAAGGTGTATGTGGGGGGTTTAGAGAGTAGGTATGTAGGGTAGAGGGActcgggggtggtggtggggaaacaGGTCATTGGAAGGGTTAGGTTTTTGAAGGGAGGATACAGGCTGTATCCCCACATCCCTGTTATTCCCCCAGGGTCTTGAAATACACAGCCCAGAATCTGGAGCTACAGAACAGAGTCCAGCTCCTGGAAGAACAGAATCTGTAAGCAACTCTTCAACATCAGTCTTTTCTCATCCTTCCCACTTAATACTGTCTCACTCTTTCCCCTGCTCCATACTTCATTTCTGACTGGGTAGCTTCCCCATGTGAGGTCTGATGCTTGGCCTTTAGTGGGTCTCTAGTTCCAAGAGGCTCACAGTAATGGGGAATAAATTCACAAATAATTATGGATATgtatcaagaaagagaaaggatggaGTAAGAAAGACCTTTTGTGGCAGATGGCATTTGATAGTGATAGGATTCTGGGGTGGGTggagagcattctaggcagagagaacacagcacagTCTAGTCCAGCCGGAACCTAACATAGGTGAGTTGGGCCAGAAGGCAGAGAATGTAGAATCCCTGGTGAGGATTCTGTGTGGAGCAGGAGAACCACTGAAGGTGTTTGCAAAAGGAGTTTAAgtcagggcagggcagagggtgtgtgtttgttttaatgaggAACTTCAGGCATTTTGTTTACAGAGAGGAAGAGATCACTTGCAAAAATAGGTCAGAAAGTAAAAGAGAGGATCCAGTGCACAGATGGAGAGGGTGGCTTAACAGGATGGTTTTGTTGTATGTTATGTCAGGGTGCCAGGCCAGAGCCTGGTCACtgcccccctctctccccctaGGTCCCTTTTGGATCAGCTGAGGAGACTCCAGGCCATGGTGATTCAGACAGCAGACAAAGCCAGCAGCAGCAGTACCTGTGTCTTGGTGAGGATggagagattctttcctcaggtGGCATAGGGACAGGGGTACAATCCAGAgcctttatctctttttttcctgtgctcCAGGTCCTGCTGTtctccttctgtcttctcttcatGCCTGCTATGTACTCCTCTAACACAAGGCAGAACCTGCCAGCTGAGCACAGAGGTGAGAGGCTTGAGCATGCCATTAAGGGAGGGCTAGGGCAGAACCCAGCCTGCCCCTGAACAGTCTTTGTCTCCTCAGTGTTGTCCCGCCAGCTTCGTGCCCTCCCCAGCGAGGACCCTCACCAGCTGGAGCTGCCTGCCCTGCAGTCAGAGGTACCAAAGGACAACTCAGATCACAAATTCCAGGCTCCTAGCAACTCTTGCTGCCTGTTCTACCGCATGTCTCAGGTTCCTGGTGCAGAGTGTTCCCTGAAGTTGCCACTGCTTGACCATTTCTCAAAGTCCTCCTGCCCAGGTCCTATCTTACCCCTGCATGCAAATGTCACGAGAGAGGGAGGATGGCTCCCTAGCTGTAGCCCCATGTCTGTTATCTTGCAGGGCAGATACTCAGGCTAGATGTGAGGATTTGGGGTTCCTCAGCCAGACACTGGTGCCCCCAGTCCAGGttcaaaggaaaaggaatggGAGAGGGCTAGCCTCAGGTCTTGAGCCCTGTCAGGAAGCCTCAGGATCAAACACACTACACTTACTGGTTTTCTGGGTCTTTTATTTGTACCCACGTATGTCTGCCACCCCATGAATGGGCCTGGGAGAATCAATCACGCATTCACCCCATGAATGGACCTGGGACCTCCTTGAGCATTTCATGCAGTGAGGGGATGGggtgaagaaagaaataaataagtgattCTGATGCTTGGGGTACCCTCAACCCCTCTCTGCTGGCGCCTTTGGGTGAGGAGAAGGGAAGGCATGATTGTCCTGGTGGCTCAGGGCTGCA
The nucleotide sequence above comes from Camelus dromedarius isolate mCamDro1 chromosome 10, mCamDro1.pat, whole genome shotgun sequence. Encoded proteins:
- the CREB3 gene encoding cyclic AMP-responsive element-binding protein 3, encoding MPAPGCERRQGRPLYLHRARDVAPTAALPRQEDSKSRDASRMSHTELALDPGDHDLLDFLLEESGGLGAAPDEALEASLDWELPFSEALNNWDIEDFLSSLSSPPPSLNVLSNSRRCLVHHDHTYSLPQEHVSIDLEIESYGKEGAQMIPLSVEEPAEQEIAGLILTDEEKRLLDKEGLTLPGTLPLTKMEEQVLKRVRRKIRNKKSAQESRRKKKVYVGGLESRVLKYTAQNLELQNRVQLLEEQNLSLLDQLRRLQAMVIQTADKASSSSTCVLVLLFSFCLLFMPAMYSSNTRQNLPAEHRVLSRQLRALPSEDPHQLELPALQSEVPKDNSDHKFQAPSNSCCLFYRMSQVPGAECSLKLPLLDHFSKSSCPGPILPLHANVTREGGWLPSCSPMSVILQGRYSG